A single window of Bradyrhizobium daqingense DNA harbors:
- a CDS encoding AsmA family protein: MQTTLLGLAIAFIIALLAALIGPYYIDWNQFRPQFEAEATRIIGVPVRVAGQLDARLLPAPTLRLRSVTFGGNNDLGRLRADKLDVEFSLGSLMRGEWRATELSVGGMAVDLGLDARGRVDLPSTASGTFNLASLAIERLNLTGRIALHDAASRSTLELSDIAFSGDVRSLAGAVRGEGSFSASGVRYPFRISSGPSADGNATRLHLNIDPGERAILADLDGVLAFDNRLPKFEGALTLAVPASKKAGEAGPMPWKLTTRLKADPAGAKFEQIDASFGTEDAALKFGGVGDLKFGASPLLRAVLSARQVDADKLTAKDNVKDDTDPQRVLPALRAGLAAIPQAPIPAQIEFNSDQIMLGGRPLQNITAELQTDGRSWTFRRLELRAPGMTQLSLNGATPGADSFSGRLSVESSDPDTLVAWLQGRSEVNRRSTRPLRLAGDVTIAANHLAIERLKAEIEGGAVEGRIAFVQTGASKGSRIDAELKADRLDLDAAASFVRALAGPQGEWPEEAKLSLDIGRAISAGQELRPFAAKLGYGPAALSLEQLRFGQAGGVTTEASGSFDRRNATGKLGLKSSANSLRELTALIEPFAPAVRARFDAIPALPGATRLKLDLSLDKNAEHADRSSARVVFDLDAPQLKASATLTAQTPVAAVSGIDIDRLRNSDFTFDSKVSAPQAGALLALLGLDRIVAAGAGASQFEGKVTGTWQKPLQLSAKLGGGGLDADAQGTFDWSASKGSANLRVRNVNLAPLFGTGAADKSTQNVSLSARVGLSGNRLTLDDLDSSAAGSHLRGHLTVMLDQEKSVDGEVGLDTLDLAPALAMAIGAAGHESGEPLSPGLVSGWRGRIAFQALRGTLPGGIELRPVGGTIRSDGQSLAFDALKGNVGGGEMSASLDARNGASGLAVNTRIELRNVDASTLRYRDLSLPKGRASVQMALTSQGRSVEALTGALAGNGTVTLDAAEIAGLNPRAFEIAIRASDGGQVADDNRLRQLVEPALSAGSIAVASAQIPFTIRDGRLRVGATALEAKNARAIVSGGYDIPADQADIRASLTPIMTGLSGAPPEIQLFAAGPPGRLNRTIDLAPLSSWLAVRTIDRETRRLDAIERGEPPPATAALPTLVSPDGAPEQAPAVVPLPGQDPRRMPSKQKAAPTPKAPQAAPAAPSPALTGPPSQPPASPPVASQLAPLPPPIDVKPAPGPPPAKPRPKPPLVLTPQNP; this comes from the coding sequence GTGCAGACCACGCTGCTCGGATTGGCGATTGCCTTCATCATTGCGCTGCTGGCCGCGCTGATCGGGCCCTACTACATCGACTGGAACCAGTTTCGGCCCCAGTTCGAGGCGGAGGCGACCAGGATCATCGGCGTGCCGGTGCGGGTGGCGGGCCAGCTCGACGCGCGGCTCCTGCCGGCGCCGACGCTGCGGCTGCGGTCGGTCACCTTCGGCGGCAACAACGATCTCGGCCGCCTGCGCGCCGACAAGCTCGACGTCGAGTTCAGCCTGGGCTCCCTGATGCGCGGCGAATGGCGCGCCACCGAGCTGTCGGTGGGCGGCATGGCGGTCGATCTCGGCCTCGACGCGCGCGGGCGGGTCGATCTGCCGTCCACCGCCAGCGGCACCTTCAATCTCGCCTCGCTCGCCATCGAGCGGCTCAATCTCACCGGTCGCATCGCCCTGCACGATGCCGCCAGCCGCTCCACGCTGGAGCTGAGCGACATCGCCTTCTCCGGTGACGTGCGCTCGCTGGCCGGCGCGGTCCGCGGCGAGGGCAGTTTCAGCGCGAGCGGGGTGCGCTACCCCTTCCGCATTTCCTCCGGCCCGAGCGCCGACGGCAACGCCACCCGCCTTCACCTCAACATCGACCCGGGCGAGCGCGCCATTCTCGCCGATCTCGACGGCGTGCTGGCCTTCGACAACCGCCTGCCGAAATTTGAGGGCGCGCTGACGCTCGCGGTCCCCGCGAGCAAGAAGGCGGGCGAGGCGGGGCCGATGCCCTGGAAGCTCACGACCAGGCTCAAGGCCGATCCGGCCGGTGCCAAATTCGAGCAGATCGATGCCAGCTTCGGCACCGAAGATGCCGCGCTGAAATTCGGCGGCGTCGGCGACCTCAAGTTCGGCGCCTCACCGTTGCTGCGCGCGGTGCTGTCGGCGCGCCAGGTCGATGCGGACAAGCTGACTGCCAAGGATAATGTGAAGGACGATACCGATCCGCAGCGCGTCCTGCCGGCGCTGCGGGCAGGGCTCGCCGCGATTCCGCAGGCGCCGATCCCGGCGCAGATCGAATTCAACTCCGACCAGATCATGCTGGGCGGCCGTCCGCTCCAGAACATCACCGCCGAGCTTCAGACCGACGGGCGGTCCTGGACCTTCCGCCGACTCGAGCTGCGTGCGCCCGGCATGACGCAGCTCTCGCTCAACGGCGCAACGCCCGGCGCCGACAGTTTCAGCGGCCGCCTCAGCGTCGAATCCTCCGACCCTGATACGCTGGTGGCCTGGCTTCAGGGTCGCAGCGAGGTCAACCGCCGTAGCACGCGGCCGCTGCGCCTTGCCGGCGATGTCACCATCGCCGCCAACCATCTCGCCATCGAGCGGCTGAAGGCCGAGATCGAGGGCGGCGCCGTCGAAGGTCGCATCGCGTTCGTCCAGACGGGTGCGAGCAAGGGCTCGCGGATCGACGCCGAGCTCAAGGCCGATCGTCTCGACCTCGATGCCGCCGCAAGCTTCGTCCGCGCGCTCGCGGGGCCGCAAGGCGAATGGCCGGAAGAGGCAAAGCTGTCGCTCGACATCGGCCGCGCCATCTCGGCCGGTCAGGAGCTGCGGCCGTTCGCGGCAAAGCTCGGCTATGGTCCAGCGGCGCTCTCGCTGGAGCAGTTGCGGTTCGGCCAAGCCGGCGGTGTGACCACGGAGGCGAGCGGCAGTTTTGATCGCAGGAACGCCACCGGCAAGCTCGGGCTCAAATCGTCGGCGAATTCCCTGCGGGAGCTCACGGCGCTGATCGAGCCGTTCGCGCCTGCGGTGCGCGCGCGCTTCGATGCCATTCCGGCACTGCCGGGCGCGACCCGCCTCAAGCTCGACCTCAGCCTCGACAAGAACGCCGAGCATGCCGATCGCAGCAGCGCGCGCGTCGTGTTCGATCTCGACGCGCCGCAGCTCAAGGCAAGCGCGACGCTGACGGCGCAGACGCCGGTGGCCGCCGTCAGCGGTATCGACATCGACCGCCTGCGCAACAGCGATTTCACATTCGATTCGAAGGTGTCGGCGCCGCAGGCTGGTGCGCTGCTGGCATTGCTCGGCCTGGATCGCATCGTGGCCGCGGGTGCGGGCGCTTCACAGTTCGAAGGCAAGGTGACGGGCACGTGGCAGAAGCCGCTGCAATTGAGCGCAAAGCTCGGCGGCGGCGGTCTGGATGCGGACGCTCAGGGCACCTTCGACTGGTCGGCATCAAAGGGCAGCGCGAATCTGCGCGTCCGCAACGTCAATCTGGCGCCGCTATTCGGGACCGGTGCGGCCGACAAATCCACGCAGAACGTCAGCCTGTCCGCTCGCGTCGGGCTGTCCGGCAATCGCCTGACCCTCGACGATCTCGACAGCAGCGCGGCCGGCTCGCATCTGCGCGGCCATCTCACGGTGATGCTCGATCAGGAGAAGAGCGTCGATGGCGAGGTGGGTCTCGATACGCTCGATCTTGCCCCGGCGCTCGCGATGGCGATCGGTGCGGCCGGCCACGAGTCCGGCGAGCCGCTGAGTCCGGGGCTCGTCAGTGGCTGGCGCGGCCGCATCGCCTTCCAGGCGCTGCGCGGCACGCTGCCCGGTGGCATCGAGCTGCGCCCCGTCGGCGGCACGATCCGCAGCGACGGCCAGTCGCTCGCGTTCGATGCGCTCAAGGGCAATGTCGGCGGCGGCGAGATGTCGGCAAGTCTCGATGCCCGCAATGGCGCGAGTGGCCTGGCGGTCAATACCCGCATCGAGCTTCGCAACGTCGATGCAAGCACGTTGCGCTACCGCGATCTGTCGCTGCCCAAGGGACGCGCCTCGGTGCAGATGGCGCTGACCAGCCAGGGCCGTAGCGTCGAGGCTCTCACCGGCGCGCTCGCGGGCAACGGCACCGTGACGCTCGATGCGGCCGAAATCGCCGGCCTCAATCCGCGCGCCTTCGAGATCGCGATCCGTGCCAGCGACGGCGGCCAGGTCGCCGACGACAATCGGCTGCGGCAGCTGGTCGAGCCCGCGCTGTCGGCAGGCTCGATCGCGGTGGCCTCGGCGCAGATCCCGTTCACCATCCGCGACGGACGCCTGCGCGTCGGCGCGACGGCGCTGGAAGCGAAGAACGCCCGCGCCATCGTGTCCGGCGGCTACGACATTCCCGCCGACCAGGCCGACATCCGCGCCAGCCTGACGCCGATCATGACCGGTCTCTCCGGCGCCCCGCCCGAGATTCAGTTGTTCGCGGCAGGCCCGCCCGGCAGGCTGAACCGCACCATCGATCTGGCACCGCTGTCCTCGTGGCTCGCGGTGCGCACCATCGATCGCGAGACGCGCCGGCTCGATGCGATCGAGCGCGGCGAGCCGCCGCCCGCCACCGCCGCGCTGCCGACGCTGGTGTCTCCCGATGGCGCGCCTGAGCAGGCGCCGGCCGTTGTGCCGTTGCCCGGGCAGGATCCGCGCCGCATGCCGTCCAAGCAGAAGGCGGCGCCGACGCCGAAAGCGCCGCAGGCGGCTCCCGCCGCGCCAAGCCCCGCACTTACAGGCCCGCCGAGCCAGCCACCTGCAAGCCCGCCTGTGGCGAGCCAGCTTGCACCGCTGCCGCCGCCGATCGACGTGAAGCCGGCCCCGGGCCCGCCGCCCGCAAAGCCGAGGCCAAAGCCGCCATTGGTGCTGACACCGCAGAATCCGTGA
- a CDS encoding DUF2336 domain-containing protein: MDGAKTLLQDLDDAIARGTDESRARALWHATDILITGRYSDDEISMFGDVIGRLADEIEVAARAQLSEVMSACDHAPLNVIEKLALDDEIAVAGPVLRDSNRIDEKMLVESAMTKGQAHLLAISQRQSIGEAVTDVLVERGNQEVVTSVAKNEGARFSGSGLLHMVRRAEGDSILAEQLGLRKDVPRHVFQQLIAKASEDVRRRLETERPEMMAHIQSSVTEVTGDLQSKFGPSSRSYFVAKRVVTTQYRQGNLNQDSISNYARQHRFDEVQIGLSLLSALPVDVIERALMDRNREMILVLCKALDFSWDTTMSLLFLGARDHLITARELQDNEREYGRLKIETSRSILKFYQSRKTGAGAEGGRQPELQVH; encoded by the coding sequence ATGGACGGGGCGAAGACGCTTCTACAGGATCTGGACGACGCGATCGCGCGCGGCACTGACGAGAGCCGGGCGCGGGCATTGTGGCATGCGACCGACATCCTGATCACCGGCCGCTACAGCGACGACGAGATCAGCATGTTCGGCGACGTCATCGGCCGGCTCGCCGACGAGATCGAGGTCGCCGCGCGTGCGCAGCTGTCCGAAGTCATGTCGGCCTGCGATCACGCCCCGCTCAACGTCATCGAAAAGCTCGCCCTCGACGACGAGATCGCGGTTGCCGGTCCCGTGCTGCGTGATTCCAACCGGATCGACGAGAAGATGCTGGTCGAGAGCGCCATGACCAAGGGCCAGGCGCATCTGCTCGCGATCTCGCAGCGCCAGTCGATCGGCGAGGCCGTGACCGACGTGCTGGTCGAGCGCGGCAACCAGGAAGTCGTGACGTCGGTCGCGAAGAACGAGGGCGCGCGCTTCTCCGGCTCGGGCCTGCTGCACATGGTCCGCCGTGCCGAGGGCGATTCGATCCTTGCCGAGCAGCTCGGCCTGCGCAAGGACGTGCCGCGCCACGTCTTCCAGCAGCTGATCGCGAAGGCGTCGGAAGACGTCCGCCGCCGGCTCGAGACCGAGCGGCCCGAGATGATGGCGCATATCCAGAGCTCGGTGACCGAGGTCACCGGCGACCTCCAGTCCAAGTTCGGCCCGTCCTCGCGCAGCTATTTCGTCGCCAAGCGCGTGGTGACGACGCAGTACCGTCAGGGCAATCTCAACCAGGATTCGATCTCGAACTATGCGCGCCAGCACCGCTTCGACGAGGTGCAGATCGGCCTGTCGCTGCTGTCGGCACTGCCGGTCGACGTCATCGAGCGCGCGCTGATGGACCGCAACCGCGAGATGATCCTGGTGCTGTGCAAGGCCCTCGACTTCTCCTGGGACACGACGATGTCGCTGCTGTTTCTCGGCGCCAGGGATCATTTGATCACGGCGCGCGAGCTCCAGGACAATGAGCGCGAATATGGCCGGCTCAAGATCGAGACCTCGCGCAGCATTCTGAAGTTCTACCAGTCGCGCAAGACCGGCGCGGGTGCCGAAGGGGGCCGCCAGCCCGAGCTCCAAGTTCACTGA
- a CDS encoding ATP-binding protein yields the protein MSGERDQCVLVFAPIGRDGPATVELLRGSNLHAVNCRSIPELVGEIVAGAGAVFLAEEALFGKDTASLAQWIESQPPWSDLPFVVLTSHREQPAVMAWRRNIVSLLRNVSLLERPVQPMTLTSAIQSALRARRRQYEIRALLAAREQTAQELEELVVERTRALEEANEQLRLEMKERIRVEETLRQAQKIEAIGQLTGGVAHDFNNLLMVISGGLDMLDRQTDPGRRRRLMDGMIQAAQRGASLTKQLLAFSRRQTLRPEPVDVATQIGGMRELLDRSLRGDVHVEFDFPDQLWAVEVDPGELELVILNLAVNARDAMPNGGTITVRGENLPDLREEDIAGDYVRLSVIDTGVGMSPEILSRVFEPFFTTKDVGKGSGLGLAQVHGFATQSRGTVRIKSQIGQGTSIELYLPRSRNLASKQRHLIELNRTTRPKQDGQGQVLLVEDDEEVAALVGEMLGQLGYQVTRAASGAAALGALADGRTVDLVFSDIMMPGGMNGVELAREIRRRRSDVPVLLTSGYAEAAIHEAEAKGIQILAKPYQLDELAAALSAAKSDRQPDTGSKRVSSSLSS from the coding sequence ATGAGCGGCGAGCGAGATCAATGCGTTCTCGTCTTCGCTCCGATCGGGCGCGACGGACCCGCAACCGTCGAGTTGCTCAGGGGATCGAACCTGCATGCCGTCAACTGCCGCAGCATTCCCGAACTCGTCGGTGAAATCGTCGCCGGCGCCGGTGCCGTCTTCCTCGCCGAGGAAGCCTTGTTCGGAAAGGACACGGCATCGCTGGCACAGTGGATCGAGAGCCAGCCGCCCTGGTCCGACCTGCCTTTCGTCGTCCTGACCAGCCACCGAGAGCAGCCGGCCGTCATGGCCTGGCGGCGCAACATCGTCTCGCTTCTCCGCAACGTTTCGCTGCTCGAGCGGCCGGTGCAGCCGATGACGCTGACCAGCGCCATTCAATCGGCGTTGCGCGCACGGCGCCGCCAATATGAAATCCGTGCCCTGCTCGCCGCGCGCGAGCAGACGGCGCAGGAGCTCGAGGAGCTGGTCGTGGAGCGGACGCGGGCGTTGGAGGAAGCCAACGAGCAGCTTCGCCTCGAAATGAAGGAGCGCATCCGGGTCGAGGAGACGCTTCGCCAGGCCCAGAAAATCGAGGCGATCGGCCAGCTCACCGGGGGCGTGGCGCATGACTTCAACAATCTGCTGATGGTGATCTCCGGCGGCCTCGACATGCTCGACCGCCAGACTGATCCAGGCCGCCGTCGCCGCCTGATGGACGGGATGATCCAGGCCGCGCAGCGCGGCGCCAGCTTGACCAAGCAGCTTCTGGCGTTCTCGCGCCGGCAGACGCTTCGTCCCGAGCCCGTCGATGTCGCCACGCAGATCGGCGGCATGCGCGAATTGCTCGATCGAAGCCTGCGGGGCGACGTTCATGTCGAGTTTGACTTCCCGGACCAGCTCTGGGCGGTCGAGGTCGATCCCGGCGAGCTCGAGCTCGTCATTCTCAATCTGGCCGTCAATGCCCGCGATGCAATGCCCAATGGCGGGACCATCACCGTCCGCGGCGAGAACTTGCCCGACCTGCGTGAAGAGGACATAGCGGGCGACTACGTGCGGCTGTCCGTCATCGATACCGGCGTCGGCATGAGTCCCGAAATCCTGTCGCGGGTTTTCGAACCGTTCTTCACGACAAAGGACGTCGGCAAGGGATCCGGCCTCGGGCTGGCGCAGGTTCATGGATTCGCGACCCAGTCGCGCGGAACCGTCCGCATCAAATCACAAATTGGCCAGGGGACCAGCATCGAGCTGTACCTGCCCCGTTCACGGAATCTCGCGTCCAAGCAGCGCCACCTGATCGAGCTCAACAGGACGACACGTCCAAAGCAAGACGGCCAGGGTCAGGTCCTGCTGGTCGAAGACGACGAGGAGGTCGCCGCCCTGGTCGGTGAGATGCTTGGTCAGCTCGGTTACCAGGTCACGCGGGCCGCCAGCGGTGCAGCCGCGCTGGGCGCTTTGGCAGACGGACGCACCGTCGATCTGGTCTTTTCGGACATCATGATGCCGGGCGGCATGAACGGGGTCGAGCTCGCACGGGAGATCAGAAGGCGGCGCAGCGACGTCCCGGTCCTGCTGACGAGCGGTTATGCCGAAGCGGCGATCCACGAGGCGGAAGCAAAGGGTATCCAGATATTGGCGAAACCGTACCAGCTCGACGAGCTGGCCGCGGCCCTCAGCGCGGCAAAGTCGGATCGCCAACCCGACACGGGGTCAAAGCGCGTGAGTTCTTCGCTGAGCTCGTGA
- a CDS encoding ATPase domain-containing protein — translation MTGQSKAAADSDLRDSPRVSTGSDGLDNILGGGFDANRMYLYEGRPGTGKTTIALQFLLSGVRDGERVLYISLSETRRELMLVGQRHGWSLEGVDIFELVPPETTLDPERELTVFHPAEMELSETTGLIFKEVERINPTRVVLDSLSELRLLAQNPLRYRRQVLALKHFFTNRNCTVILLDDLSSSQDDLQLHSIAHGVVMLEQLALDYGAERRRLRVIKMRGIKFRGGFHDFIIDKGGLKIFPRLVAAEHHRSFLGEFTPSGNAEFDQLLGGGLERGTNALLIGAAGVGKSSVALTYAIAAAERGEHAVFFAFDEGRGTVEARARTLGLGLEPHLESGKIRFQQIDPAELSPGEFAANVRTSVERDNARIIVIDSLNGYLNAMPDERFLILQMHELLSYLAQQGVLTILILAQHGLVGPTDTSLDISYLSDSVLMLRYFELGGTVRRALSVVKKRSGNHEHTIREFRLTHAGIKLGPPLKEFSGIFTGTPRYTGPAMSPEGTAE, via the coding sequence ATGACCGGTCAGTCCAAGGCTGCTGCGGACAGCGACCTCAGGGATTCGCCGAGAGTTTCCACGGGCAGCGATGGCCTGGACAATATCCTGGGCGGCGGTTTCGACGCCAACCGGATGTATCTGTATGAAGGACGGCCGGGCACCGGCAAGACAACGATCGCGCTGCAGTTCCTCCTCAGCGGCGTGCGCGACGGAGAGCGGGTGCTCTATATTTCTCTCTCCGAGACCAGGCGCGAACTGATGCTGGTCGGACAGCGGCATGGCTGGTCGCTGGAGGGTGTCGACATTTTCGAGCTCGTGCCGCCGGAAACAACGCTGGATCCCGAGCGGGAGCTCACTGTATTTCATCCGGCCGAGATGGAGCTGAGCGAAACAACCGGTCTGATCTTCAAGGAGGTCGAACGGATCAATCCGACGCGCGTGGTGCTCGACAGCCTGTCCGAACTCCGGCTGCTTGCCCAGAACCCGCTGCGCTACAGGCGCCAGGTGCTGGCCCTGAAGCATTTCTTCACCAACCGCAACTGCACGGTAATCCTGCTCGACGACCTTTCATCGTCCCAGGACGATCTGCAGCTGCATTCGATCGCGCACGGCGTGGTCATGCTCGAACAGCTCGCGCTCGACTACGGCGCCGAGCGGCGGCGGCTTCGCGTGATCAAGATGCGCGGCATCAAATTTCGCGGCGGCTTCCACGACTTCATCATCGATAAAGGTGGTCTGAAGATCTTTCCTCGTCTCGTTGCTGCGGAACATCACCGGTCGTTCCTTGGGGAGTTCACGCCCAGCGGCAACGCCGAATTCGACCAGCTCCTTGGAGGCGGGCTTGAGCGCGGCACCAACGCGCTTCTCATCGGCGCAGCCGGCGTGGGGAAATCCTCGGTCGCCCTGACCTATGCGATCGCCGCGGCCGAGCGCGGCGAGCATGCGGTGTTTTTCGCCTTCGACGAAGGTCGCGGCACGGTCGAGGCACGCGCGCGAACGCTCGGCCTGGGACTCGAACCGCATCTCGAGTCGGGCAAAATCCGCTTTCAGCAGATCGATCCGGCCGAACTTTCGCCGGGCGAATTCGCCGCAAATGTGCGCACGAGCGTCGAGCGCGACAACGCCCGGATCATCGTCATCGACAGCTTGAACGGCTATTTGAACGCGATGCCGGACGAGCGGTTTCTCATCCTGCAAATGCACGAGCTCCTGAGCTACCTTGCACAGCAAGGCGTGCTCACCATCCTGATCCTTGCACAACATGGGCTGGTCGGGCCGACGGATACCAGCCTCGACATCAGCTATCTCAGCGATTCCGTTCTCATGCTGCGCTACTTCGAACTGGGCGGGACAGTGCGCCGCGCGCTTTCGGTGGTGAAGAAGCGCAGCGGAAATCACGAGCATACGATCCGCGAATTCCGGCTGACCCACGCAGGCATCAAGCTCGGGCCGCCCCTCAAGGAATTCAGCGGCATCTTTACCGGCACTCCGCGTTATACCGGCCCGGCGATGTCGCCGGAAGGGACCGCTGAATGA
- a CDS encoding GNAT family N-acetyltransferase: MKNFRTNRLTAERLNESHLADLVALHLDAEVSRYLGGVRTPKVTKTYLDTNMAHWDQHGFGLWTLRTKDGVFAGRAGLRHILVDDVDEIEILYALKREFWGQGFASEIAAAMTDVGLSHLKLPSLIGIVNVANGASRRALEKANYLLERSTIRKGEEVVIYRIRR; encoded by the coding sequence TTGAAAAACTTCCGCACCAACAGGCTGACGGCCGAAAGGCTGAATGAAAGCCACCTCGCCGACCTCGTCGCGCTGCATCTCGATGCCGAGGTGTCCCGGTATCTCGGCGGAGTGCGGACGCCCAAGGTCACGAAGACCTATCTCGACACCAACATGGCGCATTGGGACCAGCACGGTTTCGGACTGTGGACGCTGCGCACGAAAGACGGCGTCTTTGCCGGACGGGCTGGGCTCCGGCACATTCTCGTGGACGATGTCGATGAGATCGAGATTCTCTACGCACTCAAACGCGAGTTCTGGGGCCAGGGATTTGCAAGCGAGATCGCGGCCGCCATGACGGACGTCGGGCTGTCACACCTGAAGCTGCCCTCGCTCATCGGCATCGTGAATGTGGCCAACGGCGCATCCCGCCGCGCGCTGGAGAAAGCGAACTATCTCCTGGAGCGGAGTACGATCCGTAAGGGTGAAGAGGTCGTGATTTATCGCATCAGGCGGTGA
- a CDS encoding outer membrane protein produces MRKFTTAAIGFVALSLAAPAMAADMAVKAPPPAPVMAVYNWSGFYIGANGGWGQSRGCVDFVTPAGALADGCADRSGGLVGGQIGYRWQMNQFVLGLEAQGDWADIENTRVSLIDPLISTTGKIDGIGLFTAQIGWAWNASLLYVKGGAAVTRNRFDVFNNLTGVGLASAGHTRWGGALGVGWEYGFAPNWSVGIEYDHLWMGRDDFGFAGVVTPGGFALTGSGVSQDVDMITLRLNYRFGGFGAPVAARY; encoded by the coding sequence ATGAGGAAATTTACGACGGCTGCGATCGGCTTCGTGGCACTGAGTCTGGCGGCTCCCGCCATGGCGGCCGACATGGCCGTCAAGGCGCCGCCGCCGGCACCAGTGATGGCGGTCTACAATTGGAGCGGCTTCTACATCGGCGCCAACGGAGGCTGGGGGCAAAGCCGTGGTTGTGTCGACTTCGTCACGCCCGCTGGGGCGTTGGCAGATGGCTGCGCCGATCGCTCCGGAGGCCTCGTCGGTGGACAGATCGGGTACCGCTGGCAAATGAATCAGTTCGTCCTTGGTCTGGAAGCTCAGGGCGATTGGGCCGACATCGAGAACACGCGCGTCAGTCTGATTGATCCATTGATCTCGACGACGGGCAAGATCGATGGCATTGGGCTGTTCACGGCTCAGATTGGTTGGGCATGGAACGCTTCGCTGCTCTACGTGAAGGGCGGCGCCGCGGTGACCCGCAATCGCTTCGACGTATTCAACAATCTCACCGGCGTCGGCTTGGCTTCGGCAGGTCATACGCGCTGGGGCGGAGCCCTGGGTGTCGGCTGGGAATATGGTTTCGCGCCGAACTGGTCGGTCGGTATCGAATATGACCATCTCTGGATGGGACGCGACGATTTCGGCTTCGCAGGCGTGGTCACTCCCGGCGGGTTCGCCCTCACCGGCAGCGGGGTCAGCCAGGATGTGGACATGATCACGCTTCGGTTGAACTACCGCTTCGGCGGGTTCGGTGCGCCGGTCGCGGCTCGCTATTGA
- a CDS encoding DUF3551 domain-containing protein, which yields MTRPLFAILSVGIIMVSTASVSSAGERKYRHGYVAPSGPMDRYCLQGRIWGYPGNCQFATYEQCVASASGTNSYCGVNPSYAFAYDPRSQWYPR from the coding sequence ATGACGCGTCCGCTTTTCGCAATTTTATCGGTTGGCATTATCATGGTGTCGACGGCCTCGGTCTCGTCTGCTGGAGAGCGAAAGTATCGTCATGGCTATGTCGCCCCGAGCGGTCCCATGGATCGCTACTGCTTGCAGGGACGGATATGGGGGTATCCGGGAAACTGCCAATTCGCGACCTATGAGCAGTGCGTGGCAAGCGCTTCAGGCACGAATTCCTATTGCGGCGTCAATCCGAGCTACGCCTTCGCGTATGACCCTCGCAGTCAGTGGTATCCGCGTTAG